One genomic segment of Pseudomonas chlororaphis subsp. aurantiaca includes these proteins:
- the hmpA gene encoding NO-inducible flavohemoprotein: MLSVEDRAIIKSTVPLLESGGEALITHFYRMMLSEYPQVRPLFNQAHQASGDQPRALANGVLMYARHIDQLDQLGDLVAKIINKHVALQILPEHYPIVGSCLLRAISEVLGEEIATPAVMSAWGAAYNQLADILIGAEGAIYDQKAQAPGGWRGAREFKLVRREQESAEITSFYFEPVDNGPILAAEPGQYIGMQLFLDGEEIRRNYSLSALSDAGQYRISVKREPGGRASNYLHDQMQVGASIQLFPPAGEFTLVDSDKPLVLISGGVGITPTLPMLEAALDTERPVHFIHCARNGGVHAFRDWVDGLAARHPQLKRFYCYAEDDGVSPAADKVGLLSQEQLAEWLPQERDLDAYFLGPKAFMAAIKRHLKALGVPEKQSRYEFFGPAAALE; encoded by the coding sequence ATGCTTAGCGTCGAAGATCGTGCCATCATCAAATCCACCGTTCCGTTGCTGGAAAGCGGTGGCGAAGCCCTGATCACCCACTTCTACCGGATGATGCTCTCCGAGTATCCGCAAGTGCGCCCGCTGTTCAACCAGGCGCACCAGGCCAGCGGCGACCAGCCACGGGCCCTGGCCAACGGTGTATTGATGTACGCCCGGCATATCGACCAGCTCGACCAGCTCGGCGATCTGGTGGCGAAGATCATCAACAAGCACGTGGCCCTGCAAATCCTGCCGGAGCATTACCCGATTGTCGGCAGTTGCCTGCTGCGCGCCATCTCCGAAGTGCTGGGCGAAGAAATCGCCACGCCGGCGGTGATGAGCGCCTGGGGTGCGGCCTATAACCAGTTGGCGGATATCCTGATCGGTGCCGAAGGCGCGATCTACGACCAGAAGGCCCAGGCCCCGGGCGGCTGGCGCGGCGCGCGGGAATTCAAGCTGGTCCGCCGGGAGCAGGAGAGCGCGGAAATCACCTCGTTCTATTTCGAACCTGTGGATAACGGCCCGATTCTCGCTGCCGAGCCCGGTCAGTACATCGGCATGCAGCTGTTCCTCGATGGCGAGGAAATCCGCCGCAACTATTCGCTGTCGGCCCTGTCCGACGCCGGCCAGTACCGCATCAGCGTCAAGCGCGAGCCCGGTGGCCGTGCTTCCAACTACCTGCACGACCAGATGCAGGTCGGCGCCAGCATCCAGCTGTTCCCGCCAGCGGGCGAATTTACCCTGGTGGACAGCGACAAGCCGCTGGTACTGATCAGTGGCGGCGTCGGCATCACGCCGACCCTGCCGATGCTCGAAGCCGCGCTGGACACCGAGCGTCCGGTGCACTTTATCCACTGCGCGCGCAACGGCGGGGTGCATGCGTTCCGCGATTGGGTCGACGGCCTGGCCGCGCGTCATCCGCAACTCAAGCGCTTTTACTGCTACGCCGAAGACGACGGCGTCAGCCCGGCGGCGGACAAGGTCGGCCTGCTGAGCCAGGAACAACTGGCCGAATGGTTGCCGCAGGAGCGTGACCTGGACGCCTACTTCCTCGGTCCGAAAGCCTTCATGGCGGCGATCAAGCGCCACCTCAAGGCCCTGGGCGTACCGGAAAAACAAAGCCGCTACGAGTTCTTTGGCCCGGCCGCGGCACTGGAGTAA
- a CDS encoding GNAT family N-acetyltransferase, which translates to MADDYCLLMRRDLTGQPAPASWPAAFSLDSYRPELAEAVHGLMHLGYQDGGGRAPELDIWRQRFESDAEYDPQLCLVARDAEGVAGVIQCWTSAYIKDLVVHPRARGQGLGRALLLQAFEVFLQRREAFVDLRVLEDNQRARGLYDSVGMRVIRREQVPHTPL; encoded by the coding sequence ATGGCCGACGATTACTGCCTGCTGATGCGCCGCGACCTGACCGGGCAACCGGCGCCCGCCAGTTGGCCGGCCGCCTTCAGCCTCGACAGCTATCGACCCGAGCTGGCCGAAGCGGTGCATGGCCTGATGCATCTTGGCTACCAGGACGGCGGCGGGCGCGCGCCGGAACTGGACATCTGGCGCCAACGTTTCGAAAGCGACGCCGAATACGACCCGCAACTGTGCCTGGTGGCCCGGGATGCCGAGGGCGTCGCCGGGGTGATCCAGTGCTGGACCAGCGCCTATATCAAAGATCTGGTGGTGCATCCGCGGGCCCGTGGCCAGGGCCTGGGACGGGCCTTGCTGCTGCAGGCCTTCGAGGTCTTCCTTCAGCGCCGCGAAGCCTTTGTCGACCTGCGGGTGCTGGAAGACAACCAGCGAGCCCGCGGGCTGTACGACAGCGTCGGCATGCGGGTGATCCGCCGCGAGCAGGTTCCCCACACGCCGCTGTAA
- the norR gene encoding nitric oxide reductase transcriptional regulator NorR: MTAKSLLTALLPLVSDLSRELPEGERYRRLLEAMRALLPCDAAALLRLDGEWLVPLAVDGLSTDTLGRRFKVSEHPRFAALLSHPGPTRFASDSDLPDPYDGLVDGLHEHLEVHDCMGCPLFIDERPWGLLTLDALDPQRFEPIELDALQAFASLAAATVNAAERIERLALRAEDEHQRAEVYRQASGQNREMIGQSKAHKRLLEEIGLVGGSDLTVLITGETGVGKELVAQAIHAASPRADKPLISLNCAALPDTLVESELFGHVRGAFTGATNDRRGKFELANGGTLFLDEVGELSLTVQAKLLRVLQSGQLQRLGSDQEHQVDVRLIAATNRDLAEEVRSGRYRADFYHRLSVYPLLVPALRDRGRDVLLLSGYFLEQNRSRMGLGSLRLTSDAQAALLVYAWPGNVRELEHLIGRSALKALGNCRERPKILSLSAADLDLPDASAPVAPQSAPAAMAEIPGGGDLRQATENYQRQLISACLERHQHNWASAARELGLDRANLGRMAKRLGLK, from the coding sequence ATGACCGCAAAATCCCTGCTCACCGCCTTGTTGCCCCTGGTCTCCGACCTGTCCCGCGAACTGCCCGAAGGCGAGCGCTACCGCCGCCTGCTGGAAGCCATGCGTGCCCTGCTGCCCTGCGACGCCGCCGCGCTGCTGCGCCTGGATGGCGAATGGCTAGTGCCGCTGGCGGTGGACGGCCTGAGCACCGACACCCTGGGCCGGCGTTTCAAGGTCAGCGAACACCCTCGTTTCGCCGCCCTGCTCAGCCACCCCGGCCCTACCCGCTTCGCCAGCGACAGCGACTTGCCGGACCCTTACGACGGCCTGGTGGATGGCCTGCATGAACACCTGGAAGTCCATGACTGCATGGGCTGCCCGCTGTTTATCGACGAGCGCCCCTGGGGCCTGCTGACCCTGGATGCCCTCGACCCACAGCGCTTCGAACCCATCGAACTGGATGCCCTGCAGGCCTTCGCCAGCCTGGCGGCGGCCACCGTCAACGCCGCCGAGCGCATCGAGCGCCTGGCCCTGCGCGCCGAAGACGAACACCAGCGCGCCGAGGTCTATCGCCAGGCCAGCGGCCAGAACCGCGAAATGATCGGCCAGAGCAAGGCGCACAAACGCCTGCTGGAGGAGATCGGCCTGGTCGGCGGCAGCGACCTGACGGTGCTGATCACCGGCGAAACCGGGGTTGGCAAAGAACTGGTGGCCCAGGCCATCCACGCCGCCTCGCCCCGGGCCGACAAGCCGCTGATCAGCCTCAACTGCGCCGCCCTGCCCGACACCCTGGTGGAAAGCGAACTGTTCGGTCATGTACGCGGCGCCTTCACCGGCGCCACCAACGACCGCCGCGGCAAATTCGAGCTGGCCAATGGCGGCACGCTGTTTCTCGACGAAGTGGGCGAGTTGTCGCTGACCGTCCAGGCCAAGCTGCTGCGCGTGCTGCAAAGCGGCCAGCTGCAACGCCTGGGATCGGACCAGGAGCATCAGGTCGACGTGCGGCTAATCGCCGCCACCAACCGCGACCTGGCCGAAGAAGTGCGCAGCGGCCGCTATCGCGCGGACTTCTATCACCGCCTCAGCGTCTACCCGCTGCTGGTGCCGGCCCTGCGCGACCGCGGCCGCGATGTGTTGCTGCTCAGCGGCTACTTCCTCGAACAGAATCGCTCGCGCATGGGCCTGGGCAGCCTGCGCCTGACCAGCGATGCCCAGGCGGCGCTGCTGGTCTACGCCTGGCCGGGCAACGTCCGTGAGCTGGAACACTTGATCGGCCGCAGCGCCCTCAAGGCCCTGGGCAACTGCCGCGAACGGCCGAAAATCCTCAGCCTGAGCGCCGCCGACCTGGACCTGCCGGACGCCTCGGCACCCGTCGCGCCCCAGTCCGCCCCGGCAGCCATGGCCGAGATTCCCGGCGGCGGCGATCTGCGCCAGGCCACCGAAAACTACCAGCGCCAACTGATCAGCGCCTGCCTTGAGCGTCACCAGCACAATTGGGCCAGCGCCGCCCGCGAGCTGGGCCTGGACCGCGCCAACCTGGGGCGCATGGCAAAGAGGCTAGGCTTGAAGTGA
- a CDS encoding chemotaxis protein CheV, whose amino-acid sequence MSSNKARADSLSLLLFTLRSGKLMAINLLKVSEIIPCPPLTKLPESHPHVKGIATLRGNSLSVIDLSRAIGERPLEDPEGGCLIVTDVSRSKQGLHVQAVSKIVHCLTTDIRPPPYGSGGVKSYITGVTQVDGTLVQVLDIEKVIHGIAPAQIETAPTELSMEDAELLGNARILVVDDSQVALQQSVHTLRNLGLQCHTARSAKEAIDCLLDLQGTAQEINLIVSDIEMSEMDGYALTRTLRETPDFAHLYVLLHTSLDSAMNAEKARLAGANAVLTKFSSPDLTRCLIEAARHVAAQSA is encoded by the coding sequence ATGTCTTCCAACAAAGCCCGCGCAGACTCCCTTTCGCTTCTGCTGTTCACCTTGCGCAGCGGCAAGCTGATGGCGATCAACCTGCTCAAAGTCAGTGAAATCATTCCTTGCCCGCCGCTGACCAAACTGCCGGAATCGCATCCGCACGTGAAAGGCATCGCCACCCTGCGCGGCAATTCGCTGTCAGTCATCGACCTGAGCCGGGCCATCGGCGAACGGCCGCTGGAAGACCCGGAGGGCGGCTGCCTGATCGTCACCGACGTCAGCCGCTCCAAGCAGGGCCTGCATGTGCAGGCGGTGAGCAAGATCGTGCATTGCCTGACCACCGATATCCGTCCGCCGCCCTATGGCTCCGGCGGGGTCAAGTCCTATATCACCGGGGTCACCCAGGTCGACGGCACCCTGGTGCAGGTGCTGGACATCGAGAAAGTCATCCACGGCATCGCCCCGGCGCAGATCGAAACCGCGCCGACCGAGCTGAGCATGGAAGATGCCGAACTGCTGGGTAACGCGCGGATCCTGGTGGTCGACGATAGCCAGGTGGCCCTGCAGCAGTCGGTGCATACCCTGCGTAACCTCGGCCTGCAATGCCACACCGCGCGCAGCGCCAAGGAGGCCATCGACTGCCTGCTGGACCTGCAAGGCACCGCCCAGGAGATCAACCTGATCGTCTCGGACATCGAGATGTCGGAGATGGACGGTTATGCTCTGACCCGCACCCTGCGCGAGACGCCGGACTTCGCCCACCTCTACGTCTTGCTGCATACCTCGCTGGACAGCGCCATGAACGCGGAAAAGGCCCGCCTGGCCGGCGCCAACGCGGTGCTGACCAAGTTCTCCTCGCCGGACCTGACCCGCTGCCTGATCGAAGCGGCCCGTCACGTCGCCGCCCAGAGCGCCTGA
- a CDS encoding YkgJ family cysteine cluster protein — translation MNTRFSCVGCGKCCNDHHVPLTLGEARQWALDGGQVIVLVEGFLSNGLGLPAQQREHAERRSCVVPSGNAQAHVAITFAAYNVGPCRNLDEDQLCRIYERRPLVCRIYPMEINPHIPLNPAIKECPPESWEKGPQLIVGGELVDRELAELIQRSRQADRDDIHSKQAICQLLGIHTTALKGDGFTAYLPDMAALAEAIERVQAQPLAAPASEWLFHVSGADIAGQVQDAGAQVVTEAPLTYAFISLRAA, via the coding sequence ATGAATACTCGTTTTTCCTGCGTAGGCTGCGGCAAGTGCTGCAACGATCACCACGTTCCCCTGACCCTCGGCGAAGCCCGCCAGTGGGCGCTGGATGGCGGCCAGGTGATCGTGCTGGTGGAAGGCTTCCTGAGCAATGGCCTGGGGCTGCCGGCACAGCAGCGCGAGCACGCCGAACGGCGTTCCTGCGTGGTGCCCAGCGGCAATGCCCAGGCCCATGTGGCGATCACCTTCGCCGCCTACAACGTCGGCCCCTGCCGGAATCTTGACGAAGACCAGCTGTGCCGGATCTATGAGCGCCGGCCTCTGGTGTGCCGCATCTACCCGATGGAAATCAATCCGCACATCCCGCTCAACCCGGCGATCAAGGAATGCCCACCCGAGTCCTGGGAAAAAGGCCCGCAGCTGATTGTCGGCGGTGAACTGGTGGACCGGGAACTGGCCGAACTGATCCAGCGCTCACGCCAGGCCGACCGCGACGATATCCACAGCAAACAAGCCATCTGCCAGCTACTGGGGATTCACACCACCGCCCTCAAGGGCGACGGCTTTACCGCCTACCTGCCGGACATGGCCGCCCTGGCCGAAGCCATCGAGCGGGTCCAGGCGCAACCGCTGGCCGCGCCGGCCAGCGAGTGGCTGTTCCATGTCTCTGGCGCGGACATTGCCGGGCAGGTGCAGGACGCCGGCGCCCAGGTAGTGACCGAGGCGCCGCTCACCTACGCCTTCATTTCCCTGCGCGCGGCCTGA